One Erythrobacter aureus DNA segment encodes these proteins:
- a CDS encoding inositol monophosphatase family protein has protein sequence MAVLSGVIRVMEKAARKAGGRLRRDFGEVEHLQVSRKGPADFVSKADQIAERTIYDELLSARPDWGFVMEEAGIIEGDESKPRWIVDPLDGTSNFLHGIPHFAISIAVQEPKLGGGGWDDVTAGVIYNPITDETFWAEKSRGAWLHDGRLRVSARRNLPEALIATGIPFQGHGDFGEWTRIFGAIGPQVAGVRRFGAASLDLAWLAAGRFDGFWESGLNDWDTAAGCLIVREAGGFVSDFRGRSQPIHSAQVLAGNDALHSKLHKLLVGALKA, from the coding sequence ATGGCCGTTCTATCGGGTGTCATCCGCGTAATGGAGAAAGCCGCGCGCAAGGCGGGTGGCCGCCTGCGCCGCGACTTCGGCGAGGTCGAGCATCTCCAGGTCAGCCGCAAAGGACCGGCCGACTTCGTTTCCAAAGCCGATCAGATCGCCGAACGCACGATCTATGACGAGCTTCTCTCTGCGCGCCCCGATTGGGGTTTCGTGATGGAAGAGGCCGGTATTATCGAAGGCGATGAAAGCAAGCCGCGCTGGATCGTCGATCCGCTCGACGGGACCAGCAATTTTCTCCACGGTATTCCGCATTTCGCGATCAGCATCGCCGTTCAGGAGCCCAAGCTCGGGGGAGGTGGCTGGGACGATGTCACAGCCGGAGTGATCTACAACCCGATTACCGACGAGACCTTCTGGGCCGAGAAAAGTCGTGGAGCATGGTTGCACGATGGCCGTCTGCGTGTCTCGGCCCGCCGAAATCTCCCTGAAGCACTGATTGCCACAGGTATCCCGTTCCAGGGCCACGGCGATTTTGGCGAATGGACCAGGATCTTCGGGGCTATCGGTCCGCAGGTGGCGGGCGTCCGCCGCTTCGGTGCAGCCTCACTTGATCTCGCCTGGCTCGCAGCGGGTCGATTTGACGGTTTCTGGGAAAGCGGCCTCAACGATTGGGATACGGCTGCCGGCTGTCTCATCGTGCGCGAAGCGGGCGGATTCGTTTCGGATTTCCGTGGGCGTTCGCAGCCGATACATTCCGCTCAGGTGCTGGCGGGAAATGATGCGCTGCATTCGAAGCTCCACAAGCTGCTTGTCGGTGCCCTCAAGGCGTAG
- a CDS encoding SLC13 family permease translates to MIITIAMFVAFARGRMSVEIISLLTIAVIAVGLYFFPLPDTQPTDGLSLAFSGFGHYALITICALMIMGRGLVVTGALEPAARFLERLFKINLQLGLLFSLLVTFFLSMIVNNTPVLVLLIPIFVQLALRGLLPASKALIPINAASLMGGLATTIGTSTNILVVSIAVDLGMPEMDVFHFTPIVLFASLVALPFVWIVMPRMLGDNRVETVHAQRLFETRLRVTENSMLNGRELSELETRLPTGIEFHDVPPGLLRPQHRLRMTGTHEAIEEAMATLRGDAAPSWVLDRIRRRSSETRTDIAVGEMIVTADSRLIGRTLPSSGIADLYGVAIIGTHRPERLVGEKEKFSEGGDHRFAEGDVLLVMGLPDDMQHFARADSLLQLEGMRELPRRSKATLAAAIMGGSIAFASFGLVPIAIASLAGAILMFVTGCVKFDRVGRGLSGSVIVLVAASIALGRIILDSGAADWIGTVLAAGLDYLSPAAALAAIMLAMTFLTNFASNATAATVGTPIAFAIATKLGLPPEPLVLAVLFGSNLCYATPIAYQTNMLIMAEGSYEFKDYVRTGVPLVLIMVTALSLGLVVTYGL, encoded by the coding sequence ATGATCATCACCATCGCCATGTTCGTCGCCTTTGCGCGCGGGCGCATGTCGGTGGAGATCATCTCGCTGCTGACCATCGCTGTGATTGCGGTCGGCCTCTATTTCTTCCCTCTGCCCGACACCCAGCCAACCGACGGCCTTAGTCTCGCCTTTTCGGGTTTCGGCCATTACGCGCTGATTACCATCTGCGCGCTGATGATCATGGGGCGGGGATTGGTGGTGACCGGCGCGCTGGAACCTGCAGCGCGATTTCTCGAACGGCTCTTCAAGATCAATCTTCAGCTCGGGCTGCTGTTTTCCCTTCTGGTGACCTTCTTTCTGTCTATGATCGTGAACAACACGCCCGTATTGGTGCTGTTGATCCCGATCTTCGTACAACTGGCTCTTCGTGGGCTGTTACCGGCATCCAAGGCGCTCATCCCGATCAACGCGGCATCGCTGATGGGCGGTCTTGCCACGACCATCGGCACTTCCACCAATATTCTCGTCGTTTCGATCGCGGTGGATCTCGGAATGCCCGAAATGGACGTATTCCATTTCACGCCGATCGTCCTGTTTGCCTCTCTTGTCGCGCTCCCCTTTGTCTGGATCGTGATGCCCCGCATGCTGGGGGACAACCGGGTCGAAACCGTGCATGCACAGCGTCTGTTCGAAACCCGGCTGAGAGTCACCGAGAATTCGATGCTCAACGGACGTGAACTATCCGAGCTCGAAACTCGTCTTCCCACGGGTATCGAATTCCACGACGTTCCGCCCGGTCTGCTAAGACCTCAGCATCGCTTGCGCATGACCGGGACGCACGAGGCTATCGAAGAGGCGATGGCGACGCTGCGCGGCGACGCCGCCCCCAGTTGGGTGCTCGACCGCATCCGGCGCCGGTCGAGCGAGACGCGCACCGATATCGCGGTCGGCGAAATGATCGTGACCGCCGATTCGCGCCTTATAGGCCGGACCTTGCCGAGCTCGGGGATCGCCGATCTCTACGGTGTCGCAATCATCGGGACCCATCGGCCCGAACGACTCGTCGGCGAAAAGGAGAAGTTCTCCGAGGGTGGCGATCACCGCTTTGCAGAAGGTGATGTGCTCCTCGTCATGGGCCTGCCCGACGACATGCAGCATTTTGCCCGGGCTGACAGCCTGCTGCAGCTCGAGGGCATGCGGGAGCTGCCCCGCCGTTCGAAGGCGACCCTGGCTGCCGCGATCATGGGTGGATCGATCGCATTCGCCTCTTTCGGTCTGGTCCCGATCGCAATTGCCTCGCTGGCCGGTGCGATACTCATGTTCGTTACGGGGTGCGTGAAGTTCGATCGTGTGGGGCGGGGCCTTTCCGGCAGCGTGATCGTGCTTGTGGCCGCCAGCATTGCACTGGGCCGGATCATCTTGGACAGCGGCGCGGCCGACTGGATCGGAACCGTGCTTGCCGCGGGGCTCGACTATCTGTCCCCCGCCGCCGCGCTTGCAGCGATCATGCTCGCTATGACTTTCCTGACCAACTTTGCGTCCAATGCCACGGCAGCAACCGTCGGTACGCCCATCGCCTTTGCAATCGCGACCAAGCTGGGCCTTCCGCCAGAACCGCTTGTCCTAGCCGTGCTGTTCGGCAGCAACCTCTGCTACGCGACACCCATCGCCTACCAGACCAACATGCTCATCATGGCCGAGGGGTCTTACGAGTTTAAGGACTACGTTCGTACCGGGGTGCCGCTGGTCCTTATCATGGTTACGGCGCTTTCGCTGGGCCTCGTCGTGACCTACGGATTGTGA
- a CDS encoding sulfatase-like hydrolase/transferase — MNKGGAWLSVAAKPLALLTYILSLTPGVLDRIADIGGMGGKIAFVGMFALAIIGIVGAAWTRPAWLRWALAILFAVGSWFMESYESSSLDFMTYAVYIDLVNATGFAGDAIEQNSRALTAAIPRALLLLLAIGLKPTGAFQMHGRLGPIVPLVPLAIVALFTGFAFLRGGDGLKGVPGSYPALTYTLLAGYERLTGDLGPQEAVAIAQAAKPLYRNIVLLIDESVTAHYLDINSPAGVSSGLAAPGEGITLANFGIAAAITNCSTGSNIALRYAGTRDTYRRDIGVGPSLWAYAKDAGLETVYLDAQRTGGAMQNGMDADELAEIDRFIQFDDVPVVERDMALGETLAELLSDDRSSFIIANKVGAHFPVHDKYPADRALYLPNLAQGGYADIVDTGSRAGFGGSELEWKRYRNSYRNTLAWNTGEFFARFLRDADLSRALVIYTSDHGQDLHEDRHAGTTTHCSSSPRSEEGAVPLVAMQGEGGALDFATNGPASHYMIAPTLLAAMGYERAAVRARYGGALDEPSTDPGTFNTLFNARLNREPQWQKVDEAGFVAVPDDGPAKE, encoded by the coding sequence GTGAACAAGGGCGGTGCGTGGCTGTCGGTAGCTGCGAAGCCGCTGGCGCTGCTTACCTACATCCTGTCGCTAACTCCCGGAGTCCTGGACCGGATTGCCGATATCGGGGGGATGGGCGGCAAGATCGCCTTTGTCGGCATGTTCGCGCTTGCAATCATCGGGATCGTGGGCGCCGCGTGGACACGCCCGGCATGGCTGCGTTGGGCGCTCGCAATCCTGTTCGCCGTCGGCTCTTGGTTCATGGAGAGCTACGAGAGCTCCTCGCTCGATTTCATGACCTATGCGGTCTACATCGACCTCGTAAACGCGACCGGTTTTGCAGGCGATGCCATCGAGCAGAACAGCCGGGCGCTAACCGCGGCAATCCCGCGCGCGCTGCTCCTCTTGCTGGCTATCGGTCTAAAGCCAACGGGCGCTTTTCAAATGCACGGCCGCCTCGGCCCAATCGTTCCCCTCGTGCCACTCGCAATAGTAGCCCTTTTCACCGGCTTTGCGTTTCTGCGAGGCGGTGACGGGCTGAAGGGCGTTCCGGGCAGCTATCCCGCGCTGACCTACACGCTGCTTGCCGGATACGAACGGTTGACGGGCGACCTGGGCCCGCAGGAAGCGGTGGCAATCGCGCAGGCCGCTAAGCCGCTCTACCGCAATATCGTGTTGCTCATCGACGAGAGCGTCACGGCGCACTACCTCGATATCAATTCACCTGCGGGCGTGTCCTCGGGCCTGGCCGCCCCGGGTGAAGGCATCACCCTCGCCAATTTCGGCATTGCGGCGGCCATCACCAATTGCAGCACCGGTTCGAACATCGCCTTGCGCTACGCGGGAACGCGCGACACCTACCGCCGCGACATCGGGGTAGGGCCGTCGCTCTGGGCCTATGCCAAGGACGCGGGATTGGAGACGGTCTATCTCGACGCACAACGCACCGGCGGTGCCATGCAGAACGGCATGGATGCGGACGAGCTGGCCGAGATCGACCGCTTCATCCAATTCGACGATGTCCCCGTGGTCGAGCGCGATATGGCGCTGGGCGAGACGCTCGCCGAACTCCTCTCGGACGACCGCTCCAGCTTCATAATCGCCAACAAGGTCGGCGCCCATTTCCCGGTGCATGACAAGTACCCGGCAGATCGCGCGCTCTACCTCCCAAACCTCGCGCAAGGGGGCTACGCGGACATCGTCGACACGGGTTCGCGGGCGGGCTTCGGAGGCAGCGAGTTGGAGTGGAAGCGCTATCGCAATTCCTATCGCAACACGCTGGCCTGGAACACGGGCGAGTTCTTCGCGCGCTTTCTGCGAGACGCCGACCTGAGCCGGGCGCTGGTCATCTACACTTCCGATCACGGCCAGGATTTGCACGAGGACCGACACGCAGGGACTACCACGCACTGCTCGTCCTCGCCGCGCTCGGAGGAAGGGGCGGTTCCGCTGGTTGCGATGCAGGGCGAGGGCGGGGCACTGGACTTCGCAACCAACGGTCCCGCCAGCCACTACATGATTGCACCGACCCTGCTTGCCGCGATGGGATACGAGCGTGCGGCAGTGCGGGCACGCTATGGCGGAGCGCTCGACGAACCCTCGACCGATCCGGGAACGTTCAACACGCTGTTCAACGCCCGTCTCAACCGCGAACCGCAGTGGCAGAAGGTGGACGAGGCCGGTTTCGTGGCGGTCCCCGATGATGGTCCCGCGAAGGAATAG
- a CDS encoding amidohydrolase, producing MSKTVPTSLAALAMVLSAPAAANELRDDLAADMPELMELYRDLHANPELSFEEHRTAAKLAERMRKIGFDVTEGVGRTGVVSILRNGEGPTVLLRADMDGLPVIEQTGLPYASTVTATPASGVTTGVMHACGHDTHMAGFIGAAQLLVGHKDSWRGTLVMVLQPAEELGLGALAMLEDGLYSRFPKPDYALAFHDAAAPAPAGTIGYTPGYALANVDSVDITVKGVGGHGAYPHTAIDPVVLASAIVMKLQTVVSRNSSPLDPAVITVGSFHAGAKHNIISDEAKLQLTVRSYSDESRQLLLDGIRRVARGEAITAGLPENLMPEVTVKDPHTPSTFNDPEFSEKVTAGFRQRFGENRVMEWPAVMGGEDFSQYRRAAPEDVKSMIFWISGTPQSMLDALEKDGTPLPSLHSPFWAPDADKVVAAGAEALASAAIDLMPIGEN from the coding sequence ATGTCCAAAACCGTTCCAACAAGCTTGGCCGCGTTGGCGATGGTGCTATCAGCGCCCGCCGCCGCCAATGAATTGCGCGACGACCTGGCTGCCGACATGCCCGAGCTGATGGAACTCTACCGTGACCTGCATGCCAACCCGGAGCTGAGTTTCGAGGAGCATCGAACCGCTGCGAAATTGGCGGAACGCATGCGCAAGATCGGCTTCGATGTGACCGAAGGCGTCGGCAGAACCGGTGTCGTCTCCATCCTGCGAAACGGAGAGGGACCCACGGTGCTTTTACGTGCCGATATGGATGGCTTGCCGGTGATCGAGCAGACCGGGCTGCCCTATGCCTCGACAGTCACCGCCACTCCGGCCAGCGGCGTCACCACAGGCGTGATGCACGCCTGCGGTCACGATACCCACATGGCCGGCTTCATCGGTGCGGCGCAGCTTCTGGTGGGGCACAAAGACAGTTGGCGGGGCACGCTGGTCATGGTGCTTCAGCCTGCGGAAGAACTGGGTCTCGGCGCGCTCGCTATGTTGGAAGACGGGCTATACTCCCGCTTTCCCAAACCCGATTACGCGCTGGCATTTCATGATGCGGCAGCGCCTGCCCCTGCGGGGACCATCGGCTATACTCCCGGCTATGCACTGGCCAATGTCGACAGCGTGGACATCACGGTGAAGGGTGTCGGCGGGCATGGGGCCTATCCGCATACGGCGATCGATCCTGTCGTTCTCGCCAGCGCGATCGTCATGAAGCTGCAAACCGTCGTTAGCCGGAATTCCTCGCCGCTGGACCCGGCCGTCATCACGGTGGGCAGTTTTCATGCCGGCGCCAAGCACAATATCATCAGTGACGAAGCAAAGCTCCAGTTGACCGTGCGCAGCTATTCCGACGAGAGTCGGCAGCTTCTGTTGGACGGTATTCGCCGCGTTGCGCGGGGCGAAGCGATCACGGCCGGCCTGCCCGAGAATTTGATGCCCGAAGTGACGGTCAAGGACCCTCATACGCCGTCGACCTTCAACGATCCCGAGTTCAGCGAGAAGGTCACCGCGGGTTTTCGTCAGCGTTTCGGTGAAAATCGCGTCATGGAATGGCCTGCGGTTATGGGCGGCGAGGATTTCAGCCAGTATCGCCGGGCCGCGCCCGAAGATGTCAAATCGATGATCTTCTGGATCAGCGGCACACCGCAATCGATGCTCGATGCGCTGGAGAAGGACGGAACCCCGCTGCCCTCGCTTCATTCGCCTTTTTGGGCTCCCGATGCGGACAAGGTCGTCGCAGCCGGAGCGGAAGCCTTGGCGAGTGCGGCCATCGATCTGATGCCCATCGGCGAGAACTAG
- a CDS encoding isocitrate lyase, producing the protein MKELNETIAANGAPWAAIDAESAARMVVQNRFRTGLDIARYTAKIMREDMEAYDRDPANYTQSLGTWHGFIAQQKMISIKKHFGSTKRRYLYLSGWMVAALRSEFGPLPDQSMHEKTSVPGLIEELYTFLRQADARELGGLFRELDEAKEAGDAVNTQRLTKEIDEHETHVVPIIADIDAGFGNAEATYLLAKKMIEAGACALQIENQVSDEKQCGHQDGKVTVPHEEFHQKIRAIRYAFLELGVPEGIIVARTDSLGAGLTKSIAYSKEPGDLGDKYNSFLDCDEVDAADIKNGQVFISRDGKLLAPKRLPSNLYQFRPGTGEDRCVLDCITALEAGADLLWIETEKPHVEQIAGMVDRVREVIPNAKLVYNNSPSFNWTLNFRQQVYDAWAEAGKDVSSYNRDKLMSVEYDGSELAAEADEKIRTFQADAAKRAGIFHHLITLPTYHTAALSTDNLAREYFGEQAMLGYVKNVQREEIRQGIACVKHQNMAGSDIGDDHKEYFAGEAALKAGGKDNTMNQFAAA; encoded by the coding sequence ATCAAGGAACTGAACGAAACCATCGCAGCCAACGGCGCGCCCTGGGCTGCGATCGACGCCGAAAGCGCCGCGCGCATGGTCGTCCAGAACCGTTTCCGCACGGGGCTCGACATCGCACGCTACACCGCGAAGATCATGCGCGAAGACATGGAAGCCTATGACCGCGATCCGGCGAACTACACCCAGTCGCTCGGCACGTGGCACGGCTTCATCGCTCAGCAGAAGATGATCTCGATCAAGAAGCATTTCGGCAGCACCAAGCGCCGTTATCTCTATCTCTCGGGCTGGATGGTCGCCGCACTGCGCAGCGAATTCGGCCCCCTGCCCGATCAATCGATGCACGAGAAGACCTCGGTTCCCGGACTGATCGAAGAGCTCTACACCTTTCTGCGCCAGGCCGACGCCCGCGAACTGGGCGGCCTGTTCCGTGAACTCGACGAAGCCAAGGAAGCTGGCGATGCGGTCAATACGCAACGTCTGACCAAGGAAATCGACGAGCACGAGACACATGTCGTGCCGATCATCGCCGATATCGATGCCGGGTTCGGCAATGCCGAGGCGACTTATCTGCTGGCCAAGAAGATGATCGAGGCTGGCGCCTGTGCCCTGCAGATCGAAAATCAGGTGTCGGACGAAAAGCAGTGCGGCCACCAGGATGGCAAGGTCACCGTGCCCCACGAAGAGTTCCACCAGAAGATCCGCGCGATCCGCTACGCCTTCCTCGAGCTGGGCGTTCCCGAAGGCATCATCGTTGCCCGTACCGACAGCCTCGGCGCAGGCCTGACTAAGTCGATCGCCTATTCGAAGGAGCCTGGCGATCTGGGCGACAAATACAACAGCTTCCTCGATTGCGACGAAGTCGACGCAGCCGATATCAAAAACGGTCAGGTCTTCATCAGCCGCGACGGTAAGCTGCTGGCCCCCAAGCGCCTGCCCAGCAATCTCTACCAGTTCCGTCCGGGAACCGGCGAGGATCGCTGCGTGCTCGACTGCATCACCGCGCTGGAAGCCGGTGCCGACCTGCTGTGGATCGAGACCGAGAAGCCGCATGTCGAGCAGATCGCCGGCATGGTGGACCGGGTGCGTGAAGTGATCCCCAATGCCAAGCTGGTCTATAACAATTCGCCCAGCTTCAACTGGACGCTCAACTTCCGTCAGCAGGTCTACGATGCGTGGGCCGAAGCGGGCAAGGACGTCTCATCCTATAATCGCGATAAGCTGATGAGCGTCGAGTACGATGGCAGTGAACTGGCCGCCGAAGCCGACGAAAAGATCCGCACCTTCCAGGCCGATGCCGCGAAGCGTGCCGGTATCTTCCACCACCTCATCACGCTGCCGACCTATCACACGGCCGCACTGAGCACCGACAACCTGGCTCGCGAGTACTTTGGCGAACAGGCGATGCTCGGCTACGTCAAGAACGTCCAGCGCGAAGAAATCCGCCAGGGCATTGCTTGTGTGAAGCACCAGAACATGGCCGGATCGGACATCGGTGACGATCACAAGGAATATTTCGCCGGCGAAGCAGCCCTGAAAGCGGGCGGTAAAGACAATACGATGAACCAGTTCGCCGCTGCGTAA
- a CDS encoding helix-turn-helix domain-containing protein, whose protein sequence is MAEEALFAGPAVRRLRKRERLTQAAAAARLDISPSYLNLIERNQRPVSARVMMRLVEQFDFDPRSLREDEAIGGIDGLARRFADERFADLGIDRDEMQELLAAAPQAAAAFARLYDSAGSVGVQPDDPMSASRREIERWRNHFADLDMAAEELADEMRLSRGDIGIALTERLRERHQLSVRVLPREVMPDSLRRLDLHARQVQLSEMLSVASRNFQLAIQLAQLEFSKAIAAIANAAKFEEEAARALFARHLTGYMAAALLMPYGRFLRACEATGYDLPVLERRFGVSFEQLGHRLTTLQRVGQRGLPFFMVRIDRAGQFSKTFIGASTARFIESGASCPLWHAHRAFDRAGELQAQFVALDNSGDRDGGWLTMARTVEGSGAPGEAQFVVVLGVEAVLANELAQARGISLRADDAQPIGPGCAQCHRIQCSQRSLPPIGRRLAFDRVRRGVTPFEFTRD, encoded by the coding sequence ATGGCAGAGGAAGCACTATTTGCCGGTCCCGCCGTCCGTCGGCTTCGCAAGCGTGAACGGTTGACGCAGGCCGCCGCCGCTGCCCGGCTCGATATCTCCCCGAGCTATCTCAATCTGATCGAACGTAACCAGCGACCGGTCAGCGCGCGCGTCATGATGCGCTTGGTCGAACAGTTCGACTTCGATCCGCGTTCGCTACGCGAAGACGAGGCGATCGGCGGGATCGACGGGCTGGCCCGACGTTTTGCAGACGAGAGGTTCGCGGACCTCGGCATCGATCGCGATGAAATGCAGGAATTGCTGGCTGCTGCCCCTCAGGCTGCGGCGGCTTTCGCACGGCTGTATGATAGCGCCGGTTCCGTCGGCGTCCAGCCCGATGACCCTATGTCGGCTTCCCGGCGCGAGATCGAGCGTTGGCGCAACCATTTCGCGGACCTCGATATGGCGGCGGAGGAACTGGCCGACGAGATGCGGCTTTCGCGGGGAGACATTGGCATCGCCCTTACCGAACGACTGCGCGAGCGACACCAGCTCTCCGTTCGCGTTTTGCCGCGAGAGGTCATGCCCGACAGCCTGCGCCGGCTGGACCTGCATGCACGGCAGGTCCAGCTATCCGAGATGTTGAGCGTTGCTTCGCGGAACTTCCAACTGGCGATCCAGTTGGCTCAACTGGAATTCAGCAAGGCGATCGCTGCCATCGCAAATGCGGCTAAATTTGAGGAAGAGGCGGCCCGTGCGCTCTTCGCCCGTCACCTGACGGGTTACATGGCGGCAGCCCTTCTCATGCCCTATGGCCGCTTTTTACGCGCTTGCGAGGCGACCGGATACGACCTGCCTGTCCTGGAACGGCGCTTCGGCGTCAGTTTCGAGCAACTCGGACATCGGCTCACAACGCTGCAGCGCGTCGGGCAACGCGGTTTGCCGTTCTTCATGGTTCGGATCGACCGTGCGGGCCAGTTTTCGAAAACCTTCATCGGAGCCAGTACCGCGCGGTTCATCGAATCCGGTGCGAGTTGTCCCCTATGGCACGCCCATCGCGCCTTCGATCGTGCCGGTGAGCTGCAGGCCCAGTTCGTCGCGCTCGACAATTCGGGCGATCGGGATGGCGGCTGGCTGACCATGGCACGAACCGTCGAAGGTAGCGGTGCGCCGGGGGAGGCGCAGTTCGTCGTGGTGCTGGGCGTCGAGGCGGTTCTGGCCAACGAATTGGCACAGGCCCGTGGAATTTCGCTGCGCGCCGACGATGCTCAGCCAATTGGTCCCGGTTGTGCACAATGTCATCGAATCCAGTGCAGTCAGCGCTCGCTACCGCCGATTGGGCGCAGACTGGCTTTCGACAGGGTTCGCAGGGGTGTGACTCCCTTCGAATTCACCCGTGATTAG
- a CDS encoding TIGR03013 family XrtA/PEP-CTERM system glycosyltransferase, with protein sequence MLRLFKHYISYNVVLLSLIDLALLALAGEVAWRLRVVQIGVSVGDFSQRVLEIVGFSGVIWLAMIAVGGYGPEALRSIRFATARLLVAVSLGVLAISLLNFFLPGSALWRSVLLYAMGLSIVFLVSNRVLANRLLGPVVFRRTVLVLGAGERAERILRLSHRRESGFAVAAFVAMDAATPVITTAVARDSISDLGRFVERVGATEVVLALQERRNALPLKDLLRVKTKGVQVSDFSSFLEREMGRVDLDTLNPSWLIFSDGFSSGRRLSSIGKRLFDILVSLLILIVGIPLIAIFAVLVKLETKGPAFFRQTRIGLYGEHFTLWKLRSMQVDAEAGGAKWAEKDDPRVTRVGRLIRKVRIDELPQVWSVLKGQMSFVGPRPEVPEIVVELEKELPFYAERHVVKPGITGWAQINYPYGASIEDARHKLEYDLYYAKNYTPFLDVLILLQTARVILWPEGAR encoded by the coding sequence ATGCTCCGCCTGTTCAAGCATTACATTTCCTACAATGTCGTGCTGCTGTCCTTGATAGACCTCGCGCTGCTCGCCCTCGCTGGCGAAGTGGCCTGGCGGCTACGTGTGGTGCAGATCGGCGTGAGCGTAGGTGACTTTTCTCAAAGAGTGCTGGAGATCGTCGGCTTTTCGGGCGTGATCTGGTTGGCGATGATCGCGGTCGGTGGCTATGGGCCTGAAGCCCTGCGATCGATCCGCTTCGCCACTGCAAGGCTGTTGGTCGCGGTAAGTCTCGGCGTACTCGCGATTTCGCTGCTGAATTTCTTCCTGCCTGGCTCCGCGCTGTGGCGCTCGGTCTTGCTCTATGCGATGGGCCTCTCGATTGTTTTTCTGGTTTCAAATCGGGTTCTTGCAAACCGGCTTCTGGGACCGGTAGTTTTTCGTCGGACGGTCTTGGTTCTAGGCGCCGGCGAGCGGGCGGAGCGGATTCTCAGGCTTTCGCACCGACGGGAGAGCGGCTTTGCCGTGGCCGCCTTCGTTGCCATGGATGCGGCCACACCGGTGATTACTACGGCCGTCGCGCGCGATTCCATTTCAGACCTTGGCCGGTTCGTGGAGCGTGTCGGCGCGACCGAAGTGGTTCTGGCGCTCCAGGAACGGCGCAATGCGTTGCCGCTCAAAGACCTGCTCCGCGTAAAGACCAAGGGGGTTCAGGTGAGCGATTTCTCCAGCTTTCTGGAGCGGGAAATGGGTCGGGTGGATCTCGATACCCTCAACCCAAGCTGGCTGATCTTCTCCGACGGGTTTTCCTCCGGTCGACGATTATCGAGCATAGGCAAGCGCCTCTTCGACATCCTCGTGAGCCTCCTCATTCTGATCGTAGGCATTCCGCTGATCGCGATATTTGCAGTGCTGGTGAAGCTGGAGACCAAGGGACCGGCATTCTTCCGCCAGACCCGCATTGGCTTGTATGGCGAGCATTTCACCCTCTGGAAGCTGCGTTCGATGCAGGTGGATGCCGAGGCGGGCGGAGCGAAATGGGCGGAAAAGGATGATCCGAGGGTCACCCGCGTGGGCCGTTTGATCCGCAAGGTTCGCATCGACGAGCTCCCTCAGGTCTGGAGCGTGCTGAAAGGTCAGATGAGCTTCGTAGGTCCGCGTCCCGAAGTGCCGGAAATCGTCGTCGAACTCGAGAAAGAGCTTCCATTCTATGCCGAGCGCCATGTGGTCAAACCCGGGATCACCGGCTGGGCGCAGATCAACTATCCATATGGCGCGAGTATCGAGGATGCGCGGCACAAACTCGAATACGATCTCTATTACGCCAAAAACTATACACCCTTTCTGGATGTGCTCATCCTTTTGCAGACCGCGCGCGTAATTCTCTGGCCGGAGGGTGCGCGATGA